The proteins below come from a single Geobacillus thermoleovorans genomic window:
- the dtd gene encoding D-aminoacyl-tRNA deacylase, whose amino-acid sequence MRAVIQRAKEAKVTVGGEVVGAIDAGFVVLLGITHEDTEDDAAYLAEKIAHLRVFEDEDGKMNRSLLDVGGAVLSVSQFTLYGDCRKGRRPNFMAAAKPDHALPLYEAFNAALRERGVHVETGVFGAMMDVSLTNDGPVTLIIDSSEKLGNR is encoded by the coding sequence GTGAGAGCGGTCATCCAGCGGGCGAAAGAGGCCAAAGTCACCGTCGGCGGCGAAGTCGTTGGTGCCATTGATGCGGGTTTTGTCGTCCTTCTTGGCATCACGCATGAAGATACAGAAGACGATGCTGCCTATTTGGCTGAGAAAATCGCTCATTTGCGCGTTTTTGAAGATGAAGACGGAAAAATGAACCGCTCCTTGCTTGACGTCGGCGGGGCGGTGCTGTCGGTGTCGCAGTTCACCCTTTACGGCGACTGCCGAAAAGGCCGGCGCCCGAACTTTATGGCGGCGGCCAAGCCCGACCATGCCTTGCCGCTGTATGAGGCGTTCAACGCCGCTTTGCGCGAAAGAGGCGTTCATGTAGAAACCGGCGTATTCGGTGCGATGATGGACGTATCGCTCACAAACGACGGGCCAGTCACCTTGATCATCGACAGCAGCGAGAAACTGGGAAACAGATGA
- a CDS encoding RelA/SpoT family protein yields the protein MANEQVLTAEQVFERASCYLSEQDVAFLKKAYEFAKHAHRDQFRKSGEPYIIHPIQVAGILVDLKMDATTIAAGFLHDVIEDTEATKEDLEREFGAEVAMLVDGVTKLGKIKYKSQEEQQAENHRKMFLAMAQDIRVILIKLADRLHNMRTLKHLPAEKQRRIANETLEIFAPLAHRLGISKIKWELEDTALRYLNPQQYYRIVNLMKKKRAEREQYLEEVIQEVRERLNEVHIPCEISGRPKHIYSIYRKMVMQNKQFNEIYDLLAVRIIVNSIKDCYAVLGIIHTCWKPMPGRFKDYIAMPKPNMYQSLHTTVIGPKGEPLEVQIRTFEMHQIAEFGIAAHWAYKEGKTIKPNSFEEKLSWFREILEWQNDASNAEEFMESLKMDLFSDMVFVFTPKGDVIELPAGSVPIDFAYRIHSEIGNKTIGAKVNGKMVPLDYKLQTGDIVEILTSNHSYGPSQDWLKLAKTSQARNKIRQFFKKQRREENIEKGKEMVEKEVRSLGFEPKEVMTADNVKRVAEKFNFSNEDDMYAAVGYHGITAAQIAHRLTEKWRKQRDLEEQQRKLAEAVFEAKLPAGKKRDCGIRVQGMDNLLIRLSRCCNPVPGDEIIGFITRGRGISVHRADCPNVKTEEAADRLIAVEWESGANGEREYNVDIEITGFDRRGLLNEVLQAVNETRTDISAVSGRSDHRHKIATIHMTIAIHNLSHLQKVVERIKQIPDIYSVQRLMNN from the coding sequence GATTCAAGTCGCGGGCATTTTGGTGGACTTAAAGATGGACGCGACAACGATCGCCGCCGGGTTTTTGCATGATGTCATCGAAGACACCGAGGCGACAAAAGAAGACCTCGAGCGCGAGTTCGGCGCGGAAGTGGCGATGCTTGTCGACGGGGTGACGAAGCTTGGGAAAATTAAATATAAATCGCAGGAAGAACAGCAGGCGGAAAACCACCGGAAAATGTTTTTGGCCATGGCGCAAGATATCCGGGTCATTTTGATCAAGCTCGCCGACCGGCTGCACAATATGCGGACATTGAAACATTTGCCGGCCGAAAAACAGCGGCGCATTGCCAATGAGACGCTCGAAATTTTCGCTCCGCTCGCGCATCGGCTCGGCATTTCGAAAATCAAATGGGAGCTTGAGGATACGGCGCTTCGCTATTTAAACCCGCAGCAATATTACCGCATCGTCAATTTAATGAAGAAAAAGCGGGCCGAGCGCGAGCAATATTTGGAGGAAGTCATTCAAGAAGTGCGCGAACGGCTCAACGAAGTGCATATTCCTTGCGAAATTTCCGGGCGTCCGAAACATATTTACAGCATTTATCGAAAAATGGTGATGCAAAATAAACAGTTCAACGAAATTTACGATTTGCTCGCTGTCCGCATCATCGTCAACAGCATCAAAGACTGCTATGCTGTATTGGGGATTATTCATACATGTTGGAAACCGATGCCCGGGCGCTTTAAAGACTACATCGCCATGCCGAAGCCGAACATGTACCAATCGCTCCATACGACGGTGATCGGCCCAAAAGGCGAACCGCTTGAGGTGCAAATCCGCACGTTTGAAATGCATCAAATCGCCGAGTTCGGGATCGCCGCCCACTGGGCGTACAAAGAAGGAAAGACGATCAAACCCAACTCGTTTGAAGAAAAGCTGTCTTGGTTTCGGGAAATTTTGGAATGGCAAAACGACGCCAGCAATGCCGAAGAGTTCATGGAATCGCTCAAGATGGATTTGTTTTCCGACATGGTGTTCGTCTTCACGCCAAAAGGCGATGTCATCGAGCTGCCGGCCGGATCGGTGCCAATCGATTTCGCTTACCGCATCCATTCGGAAATCGGCAACAAGACGATCGGGGCGAAAGTCAACGGCAAAATGGTGCCGCTTGACTACAAGCTGCAAACGGGCGACATCGTCGAAATTTTAACTTCCAATCATTCGTACGGTCCGAGCCAAGACTGGCTGAAACTGGCGAAAACGTCGCAGGCGCGCAACAAAATCCGCCAGTTTTTCAAAAAGCAACGGCGCGAAGAAAACATCGAAAAAGGCAAAGAGATGGTGGAAAAAGAGGTGCGCAGCCTCGGCTTTGAGCCGAAAGAAGTGATGACGGCGGACAACGTAAAGCGCGTCGCCGAAAAGTTCAACTTCTCGAACGAAGACGATATGTATGCGGCAGTCGGCTATCATGGCATCACAGCGGCGCAAATCGCCCATCGGTTGACGGAAAAATGGCGGAAGCAGCGCGATCTCGAGGAACAGCAGCGCAAACTGGCCGAAGCGGTCTTCGAAGCCAAGCTGCCAGCTGGCAAAAAGCGCGACTGCGGCATTCGCGTCCAAGGAATGGACAACTTGCTCATCCGTTTGTCGCGCTGCTGCAACCCGGTGCCGGGCGATGAAATTATCGGCTTCATTACCCGCGGCCGCGGCATTTCCGTCCACCGCGCCGATTGCCCGAACGTCAAGACCGAAGAAGCGGCCGATCGGTTGATTGCCGTAGAATGGGAGAGCGGAGCAAACGGCGAGCGTGAATATAACGTGGACATTGAGATCACCGGATTTGACCGCCGCGGTTTGCTGAATGAGGTGCTGCAGGCGGTGAATGAAACGCGCACCGATATTTCCGCCGTCTCGGGACGCTCAGACCACCGACATAAAATTGCGACGATCCATATGACAATCGCCATTCATAATTTGAGCCACTTGCAAAAAGTCGTCGAACGAATCAAACAAATTCCCGACATTTATTCCGTCCAGCGCTTGATGAACAACTAA
- the ahpC gene encoding alkyl hydroperoxide reductase subunit C — translation MSLVGKKVQPFRAQAYHNGEFIEVTEQDFMGKWSIVCFYPADFTFVCPTELEDLQDHYATFKELGVEVYSVSTDTHFTHKAWHDTSPAISKIEYVMIGDPSHQLSRMFDVLDEEQGLAQRGTFIIDPDGVIQAVEINADGIGRNASTLIDKIKAAQYVRNHPGEVCPAKWKEGAETLKPSLDLVGKI, via the coding sequence ATGTCTTTGGTTGGGAAAAAAGTACAACCATTCCGTGCCCAAGCGTATCACAACGGCGAATTCATCGAAGTGACAGAGCAAGACTTCATGGGGAAATGGAGCATCGTTTGCTTCTATCCAGCGGACTTTACGTTCGTCTGCCCGACGGAGCTCGAAGATTTGCAAGATCACTACGCGACGTTTAAAGAACTTGGCGTGGAAGTGTACTCGGTTTCGACCGACACTCACTTTACTCATAAAGCATGGCACGATACATCGCCAGCCATCAGCAAAATCGAATACGTGATGATTGGCGATCCTTCGCATCAACTGTCGCGCATGTTTGATGTGCTCGATGAAGAACAAGGATTGGCGCAGCGCGGCACGTTCATCATCGATCCAGACGGCGTCATTCAAGCGGTGGAAATCAATGCGGACGGCATCGGCCGCAACGCCAGCACGCTGATTGATAAAATTAAAGCGGCCCAATATGTGCGCAACCATCCGGGTGAAGTCTGCCCGGCGAAATGGAAAGAAGGAGCGGAAACGCTGAAGCCAAGCCTAGACCTCGTCGGCAAAATTTAA